Proteins encoded in a region of the Tripterygium wilfordii isolate XIE 37 chromosome 21, ASM1340144v1, whole genome shotgun sequence genome:
- the LOC119989542 gene encoding cytokinin dehydrogenase 6-like, whose amino-acid sequence MRYLPINSLRDNNTLFVRSFIILLLTCITVRINLCFSSTNIPSSLRLLSLDGHFNFDDVDHAARDFGNRFQFRPSAVLHPKSVSDIANTIKHIWQMGPHSEIKVAARGHGHSLQGQSQAHRGIVIHMESLQGSKMQVHAGNLPYVDVSGGELWINILHESLKYGLAPKSWTDYLHLTVGGTLSNAGISGQAFRHGPQISNVHQLEVVTGKGEVINCSEKKNADLFHSVLGGLSQFGIITRARISLEPAPEMVKWIRVLYLDFATFARDQEHLISAKKTFDYIEGFVIINRTGLLNNWRSTFNPQDPVQASQFKSDGRTLFCLELAKYFNPDKKDAADEEVEDALSQLEYIPSTLFQSEVAYVDFLDRVHVSEVKLRAKGLWEIPHPWLNLLIPKSKIHDFAEEVFGKILIDTSNGPILIYPLSKSKWDNRTSVVIPEEDVFYLVAFLSSAVPSSTGNDHLEHILTQNKRILDFCETANLGMKQYLPHYTTLEEWKTHFGPQWQAFVQRKYAYDPLAILAPGQRIFHKTVPFS is encoded by the exons ATGAGATATCTACCCATCAATTCCCTCAGAGATAACAACACGCTATTTGTAAGAAGCTTCATTATATTGTTACTTACCTGCATAACTGTCAGAATCAACCTTTGCTTTTCCAGCACCAATATCCCTTCTTCATTAAGATTGCTTTCCCTCGATGGGCATTTCAATTTTGACGATGTTGACCATGCAGCCAGAGATTTTGGCAATAGGTTCCAATTTCGTCCTTCAGCAGTACTCCATCCGAAGTCGGTTTCTGATATCGCCAATACCATAAAGCATATATGGCAAATGGGTCCTCATTCAGAGATCAAAGTTGCAGCTAGAGGCCATGGCCACTCACTTCAGGGCCAGTCACAAGCCCACAGAGGCATCGTCATCCACATGGAGTCGCTCCAAGGCTCTAAAATGCAGGTCCATGCGGGAAATCTTCCATATGTGGACGTCTCTGGTGGTGAGTTGTGGATAAATATCCTGCATGAGAGCCTGAAATATGGGCTAGCACCAAAATCTTGGACTGATTATTTACATTTAACCGTGGGTGGAACTTTGTCCAATGCTGGGATCAGTGGACAAGCATTTCGCCACGGCCCCCAGATAAGTAACGTCCATCAGCTGGAAGTAGTTACAG GCAAAGGAGAAGTGATAAATTGTTCAGAAAAGAAGAATGCCGACCTCTTTCACAGTGTTCTTGGAGGACTCAGTCAGTTTGGCATCATTACACGGGCAAGAATATCACTGGAACCAGCACCTGAGATG GTCAAATGGATTAGAGTGCTCTACTTGGATTTTGCCACATTTGCAAGAGACCAGGAGCATTTAATATCTGCTAAAAAAACATTCGACTACATAGAAGGATTTGTAATAATAAACAGGACAGGTCTGCTGAATAACTGGAGATCAACCTTCAATCCACAAGACCCAGTACAAGCTAGCCAGTTCAAGTCAGATGGAAGAACCCTCTTCTGCTTAGAATTGGCAAAATACTTCAACCCAGATAAGAAAGATGCAGCAGATGAG GAAGTTGAGGATGCATTGTCTCAGTTAGAATATATTCCATCAACACTTTTCCAATCAGAAGTTGCATACGTGGATTTCTTGGACAGGGTTCATGTGTCAGAGGTCAAACTACGGGCAAAAGGCTTGTGGGAAATCCCACATCCTTGGCTCAACCTCCTCATCCCCAAAAGCAAAATACACGACTTTGCTGAAGAAGTATTTGGAAAAATCCTCATAGACACAAGCAATGGCCCCATCCTTATCTACCCACTTAGCAAATCAAA GTGGGACAACAGAACTTCTGTTGTTATTCCAGAGGAAGATGTCTTCTACTTAGTGGCCTTCCTTTCCTCTGCAGTGCCTTCTTCCACAGGAAACGATCACCTGGAACACATCTTAACTCAGAACAAAAGGATTCTAGACTTTTGTGAAACAGCCAATCTTGGCATGAAGCAATATCTGCCCCACTACACTACACTTGAAGAATGGAAAACTCACTTTGGCCCACAGTGGCAGGCTTTTGTCCAGAGGAAATATGCTTATGACCCTTTGGCAATTCTTGCTCCCGGCCAAAGAATATTTCACAAGACAGTACCCTTCTCTTGA
- the LOC119988609 gene encoding protein IQ-DOMAIN 14: MAKKKSWISLVKKFFLLEAQPKQEKKEKRRKWFFGRFRTKKVPSIGAPLPSQERTLSEAEEEHSKHALTVAIATAAAAEAAVAAAQAAAAEVVRLTGTPLSTHQCEKEIEELSVLNVQADDPQSAHQCDKETQESAAIKIQTVFRGYLAMKALRALRGIVRLQAIIRGQAVRRQAITTLKSLQSLVNIQSQVCARRKVVEKTWYYDVTKHSQNLKDKIIKMDTNSQKRWNDSTLTRAEADALSMSKKEALIKRERIKEYSFNHRNSAESEREKVNGRWRYWLDNWVDTQLSKSKELEDLDSVLTTNPKPRVEYRGKQLRIKSLNRQYNIEGLDSPLSAHKRSFHKKQCSLGGGEDNSASGSPVVPTYMAATQSAKAKARSLSSPKLRPGSFDAYSDSYSPCKHRLSLISSVASEAPNITGRFGRHGVYQQRSPSLKGLPGPVKSSRTIKDLSFDSEYSLPTWDP; encoded by the exons ATGGCTAAGAAGAAGAGCTGGATTAGTCTGGTGAAGAAGTTCTTTCTCTTAGAGGCACAGCCAAAGCAAGAAAAG aaggagaagagaagaaaatggttCTTTGGAAGGTTTAGGACCAAAAAGGTACCCTCCATTGGGGCACCATTGCCATCACAAGAAAGGACATTGAGTGAGGCAGAGGAAGAGCATAGCAAGCATGCTCTCACAGTTGCCATTgcaactgctgctgctgctgaagcaGCTGTTGCAGCTGCTCAGGCAGCAGCGGCCGAGGTCGTTAGACTCACCGGCACTCCTCTGTCCACCCATCAATGTGAGAAAGAAATAGAAGAGCTTTCAGTTTTAAATGTTCAAGCTGATGATCCTCAATCTGCACATCAATGTGACAAGGAGACACAAGAGTCTGCTGCAATAAAAATTCAGACCGTCTTTCGAGGTTACCTA GCGATGAAAGCGTTGCGAGCATTGAGAGGGATAGTGAGGCTGCAAGCAATTATCAGAGGCCAAGCTGTACGACGCCAAGCGATCACTACTCTTAAGTCATTGCAGTCCCTTGTAAATATCCAGTCACAGGTCTGTGCTAGGAGAAAAGTGGTGGAAAAGACTTGGTATTATGATGTAACTAAACATTCTCAAAATTTGAAAGACAAGATTATTAAG ATGGACACAAACAGTCAAAAAAGATGGAATGACAGCACTCTTACTAGAGCAGAAGCAGATGCCTTATCAATGAGCAAGAAAGAGGCATTGATCAAGAGAGAACGTATAAAAGAGTACTCGTTTAATCATCGC AATTCAGCAGAATCGGAACGAGAAAAGGTGAACGGACGGTGGAGGTACTGGTTAGACAATTGGGTGGATACACAGCTTTCTAAGAGCAAGGAACTTGAGGATTTGGATTCAGTCTTGACTACAAATCCAAAGCCAAGAGTGGAATATAGAGGAAAGCAACTTAGAATTAAAAGTCTCAACAGACAGTACAACATTGAAGGATTGGACTCTCCCTTATCAGCACATAAAAGATCATTTCATAAGAAGCAATGTTCATTGGGGGGAGGAGAAGACAATTCTGCTTCTGGCTCTCCTGTTGTTCCAACTTACATGGCAGCAACCCAATCTGCCAAAGCAAAGGCAAGATCTTTGAGCTCGCCAAAGCTAAGGCCGGGGAGTTTTGATGCTTATTCTGATAGCTATTCACCATGTAAACATAGGCTCTCCCTTATATCTTCTGTTGCAAGTGAAGCACCAAATATTACTGGTAGATTTGGCAGGCATGGTGTTTATCAGCAAAGATCTCCAAGCTTGAAGGGCCTTCCCGGTCCGGTAAAATCAAGCCGGACAATAAAGGATCTCAGCTTTGATTCAGAGTACTCATTGCCTACTTGGGAtccataa
- the LOC119989343 gene encoding disease resistance protein RUN1-like, with protein MAAMIMSTDAASSSSSSAFRWKYDVFISFRGEDTRKNFTDHLYAALTQKGIVTFRDDLKLERGKPISTDLLNAIQGSRFSLIVFSRNYATSSWCLDELLKIVECMNDLGQTVLPIFYDVDPSEVRKQTGSFHKAFADHEESANKDKVSKWRAAMAEVATLSGWHLQNRHESTFIQEIAEEILRRMGHSSSTTVVNDLVGIEPRLEEMLSILEMGSKDVRIVGICGMGGIGKTTLARVIYDMFCSQFEGFSFLENVREVSKNSGHGLTGLKQQLLSQVLIEKDASATRFSISRLLKYKRVFLVLDDVSDSEQLEALAGSHDWFGAGSRIIVTTRDKHLLEAHGVAEKMIYKAKELISDEALQLLSWKAFKLNHPPEDYEKLSKQIVSYAGGLPLALKVVGSFLHGRSVIEWESALKRLKQIPDKKIFDILKISYDGLEETEKKIFLDIACFFQWKYVKTVSAILKSSGCFPDVEIGVLVQKSLIEINNKMFWMHDLLREMGWTIVSQESPDEPGRRSRLWLHDDISHVLTEKTGSEKVECIYLKTPKSKEIRFDADAFSKLKKLRLLKIQGLQPSKGLDFLSNELRVLKWRGYPLKALPLSFNPEKLIRISMTHSRIEQLWKGRLQLQTLKVIKLSYSRYLIKTPDLGGALNLKKLILEGCTNLCELHPSIGDLRRLIVLNLKYCRNLQSLPDSVCGLKSLKTLDIHGCAKINKLPENIGEIECLEELDLSDTVITKSPSSIVLMKNLKKLSFRGCKEPITKPWDFLYRAFCLPAFGQGSGGLVLPSSFSGLRSLTNLDLSDCNLSEGALPSDIGNLYALTNLDLSRNNFVTLPSSINQLSQLKKLNLKYCQQLREVPELPSSIEDLCAHNCLSLETLSGPSGLNLSNNRDFKLNNCFKLVENNQNVAVALLRRHLQSMAKLRLQLVCSLALKLADENQSLNRNILALTKIIVRFFMDAVFKGVHDPPAHIPALVIYLPGSEIPDWFTYQTTSTIMGIQLPPNWYNDIKFMGLAFCISFTLHEDYTKPASEHVYKIIFSLVSNNGNYIIRGTQNNFGRETLAVGDHLFLIYIPFDEYFQKRTWPHVEAHYACEGPGLEFKSCGINLVFFKDAEDPTQGGIFGEGVNISPGLLPRLTSLLNTFGGSPATIDNSHEAGPSGSTASSGSTAPSGVEESCSHSPSHGTGAEEESIDTMTKSEGTVPSL; from the exons ATGGCGGCCATGATCATGAGCACAGAtgcagcttcttcttcttcttcttctgccttTCGCTGGAAGTATGATGTTTTCATTAGTTTTAGAGGAGAAGACACTCGCAAGAACTTCACAGATCATCTGTACGCAGCTTTGACTCAGAAAGGCATTGTCACTTTTAGAGATGATTTGAAACTTGAGAGAGGAAAGCCTATTTCTACGGACCTCCTCAATGCAATCCAAGGGTCCAGATTTTCTCTCATTGTTTTCTCCAGAAACTATGCTACTTCATCCTGGTGCTTGGATGAGCTCTTGAAGATTGTTGAATGCATGAATGATCTGGGGCAAACAGTTCTCCCAATCTTCTATGATGTCGACCCTTCTGAGGTACGGAAACAAACTGGTAGTTTTCACAAGGCATTTGCAGATCATGAGGAATCGGCAAACAAGGACAAGGTGAGCAAGTGGAGGGCAGCCATGGCTGAAGTGGCTACTCTTTCTGGATGGCATTTGCAAAACAG GCATGAATCAACATTCATTCAGGAAATAGCTGAAGAGATATTGAGGAGAATGGGCCACTCATCCTCGACTACTGTTGTTAACGACCTGGTTGGAATAGAACCTCGTCTGGAGGAAATGCTTTCCATCTTAGAAATGGGATCCAAGGATGTTCGAATTGTAGGGATTTGTGGGATGGGTGGGATTGGTAAAACCACTCTTGCTAGGGTCATCTATGACATGTTCTGTTCTCAGTTTGAAGGTTTCAGTTTCCTTGAAAATGTTAGAGAAGTCTCTAAAAATAGTGGCCATGGTCTTACCGGTTTGAAGCAACAACTTCTTTCACAAGTCCTGATAGAAAAAGATGCAAGCGCAACAAGGTTTAGTATATCCAGATTGCTTAAATATAAGAGGGTTTTCCTTGTTCTTGACGACGTGAGTGATTCAGAACAATTAGAAGCACTCGCAGGAAGTCATGATTGGTTTGGTGCCGGAAGTAGAATCATCGTAACCACTAGAGATAAGCATCTATTGGAGGCTCACGGCGTGGCGGAGAAGATGATATACAAGGCTAAGGAATTAATTAGTGATGAAGCACTTCAGCTCCTGAGTTGGAAAGCCTTCAAGCTAAACCATCCTCCAGAGGATTATGAAAAACTTTCAAAGCAAATCGTATCCTATGCTGGCGGCCTTCCTCTTGCTCTTAAGGTTGTTGGTTCCTTTCTACACGGCAGAAGTGTAATTGAGTGGGAAAGTGCATTGAAGAGACTCAAACAAATCCCTGACAAGAAAATTTTTGATATACTGAAAATAAGTTATGATGGTCTAGaggaaacagagaagaaaatattCTTGGATATTGCATGCTTCTTTCAATGGAAGTATGTCAAGACAGTATCTGCAATACTAAAGAGCTCTGGTTGTTTTCCAGATGTCGAGATAGGAGTTCTTGTCCAGAAATCTCTAATAGAAATTAACAACAAGATGTTCTGGATGCATGATTTGTTACGAGAAATGGGTTGGACAATTGTTAGTCAAGAATCTCCGGACGAGCCTGGCAGGCGTAGCAGGCTGTGGCTTCATGATGATATATCTCATGTACTAACTGAGAAAACT GGAAGCGAAAAGGTTGAATGCATATATCTGAAGACGCCTAAATCAAAAGAGATACGATTTGATGctgatgcattttcaaaattgaagaaactaAGGCTATTAAAAATCCAAGGTTTGCAACCATCAAAAGGgcttgattttctttctaacGAATTACGGGTTCTTAAATGGCGTGGATATCCTCTGAAAGCTTTGCCCTTGAGTTTCAATCCTGAGAAACTCATTCGAATTAGCATGACTCACAGTCGGATTGAACAACTATGGAAGGGAAGGCTG caATTACAAACACTGAAGGTAATCAAACTCAGTTATTCAAGATATCTGATCAAGACCCCTGACTTAGGAGGTGCCTTGAACCTTAAGAAACTAATTCTTGAAGGCTGTACAAATTTGTGTGAGCTTCACCCTTCTATTGGAGACCTCAGGAGGCTCATTGTTTTGAATCTAAAATACTGCAGAAACCTTCAGAGCCTCCCAGACAGTGTTTGTGGTCTGAAATCTCTTAAAACTCTAGACATCCATGGATGTgcaaaaatcaacaaattgCCAGAGAACATAGGAGAAATAGAATGTTTGGAAGAGCTTGATCTTAGCGATACTGTCATCACAAAATCACCATCCTCCATTGTACTTATGAAGAATCTGAAAAAACTATCATTCAGGGGGTGCAAAGAACCAATTACTAAACCTTGGGATTTTCTCTACCGCGCCTTTTGTTTGCCTGCATTTGGTCAAGGCTCGGGGGGTTTGGTGTTACCTTCTTCTTTCTCAGGTTTACGGTCTTTGACAAATCTGGATTTAAGTGACTGCAATCTTTCAGAAGGAGCACTTCCCAGCGATATTGGCAACTTATATGCCTTGAcaaatttggacctaagtaggAACAATTTTGTTACCTTGCCTTCAAGCATTAATCAACTTTCTCAGCTGAAGAAGCTCAATCTGAAGTACTGTCAGCAGCTTCGAGAGGTGCCAGAGCTTCCTTCAAGCATAGAAGATTTGTGCGCACACAATTGCCTGTCTCTCGAAACTTTATCAGGTCCATCAGGCCTCAATTTGTCAAATAATCGTGATTTTAAGCTTAATAACTGTTTCAAGTTGGTGGAGAACAACCAGAATGTGGCAGTTGCGTTGCTACGAAGACATCTTCAATCAATGGCGAAACTACGGCTTCAGTTAGTTTGCTCCCTTGCTCTCAAACTGGCAGATGAGAACCAATCCCTCAACAGGAATATCCTTGCATTGACAAAGATTATAGTTCGCTTTTTTATGGATGCGGTGTTCAAAGGAGTACATGATCCACCAGCTCACATTCCTGCATTGGTCATATATCTTCCAGGGAGCGAAATTCCAGATTGGTTCACTTACCAGACTACATCTACCATAATGGGCATCCAGCTACCTCCAAATTGGTACAACGACATTAAATTCATGGGATTGGCTTTCTGCATCTCTTTTACACTCCACGAGGATTATACGAAACCTGCTTCAGAACATGTTTACAAGATCATATTCTCTTTGGTTTCTAATAATGGAAACTACATCATTAGAGGTACACAGAATAACTTTGGCAGGGAAACATTGGCTGTTGGTGATCACCTATTTCTTATATACATACCATTCGATGAGTACTTTCAGAAGCGGACATGGCCTCATGTCGAAGCTCACTATGCATGCGAAGGCCCTGGCCTTGAGTTCAAGAGTTGTGGTATTAACTTGGTGTTCTTTAAGGATGCAGAAGATCCAACTCAAGGGGGGATATTTGGAGAGGGCGTAAACATCTCTCCTGGACTACTTCCGAGATTAACTTCCCTCCTGAATACCTTTGGTGGTTCTCCTGCAACAATTGATAACAGTCATGAGGCAGGACCAAGTGGAAGTACTGCATCAAGTGGAAGTACTGCCCCTTCTGGAGTTGAGGAATCATGTTCACATTCACCTTCACATGGTACAGGAGCAGAAGAAGAATCCATTGATACAATGACCAAAAGTGAAGGTACTGTCCCTTCTTTATGA
- the LOC119989344 gene encoding pentatricopeptide repeat-containing protein At4g20740 encodes MPPQSPPVKPIKPYFFYGHRKPSQNRPTVRGGLFTNRQSLPAKPTKPDNTKFEPFDLQKWDPQPHPLSQSQSPSKPLPPTLHSQERLSPIARFIVDAFRKNRHQWGPPVVSELRKLRRVTPKLVAEVLKAENSPTIASKFFHWAGKQKGYKHDFAAYNAFAYCLNRNSLFRAADQVPELMDSQGKPPTEKQFEILIRMHSDSNRGHRVYYIYQKMKKFDVKPRLFLYNRVIDALVKTGHLDLALSVYEDLRTDGLVEESVTYMILIKGLCKAGRIEEMSQILERMRGNLCKPDVFAYTAMIRVLVSEGNLDACLRVWEEMKRDYIEPDVMAYATLVTGLCKNRMVEKGYEFFKEMKEKGFLIDRAIYGVLVDAFVADGKVGPACDLLKDMVDSGYRADLGIYNSIIEGLCNVKQVDKAQKLFQVTVQEDLEPDFVTVNPILVSYAVMGRMNDFLKLLVQMEKVGFSVLDDLSKFFSILVKKKNRVTMALEVFENLKGNGYSSTPIYNTLMEALHETGEIKKALSLFHEMKDLNLELDSSTYSIAITCLVDEEDIQEACVCHNKIIEMSCIPSISAYCFLAKGLCQIGEIDEAIMLVRDCLANVASGPMEFKYTLTLLHVCRSGDAEKVIEVLNEMMQEGCPPNEIIYSAVISGMCKHGTLEEARKVFANLRERKLLTEANSIVYDEILIEHMKKKTADLVLSGLKFFHLESKLKAKGSTLLSGS; translated from the coding sequence ATGCCCCCTCAATCTCCACCGGTAAAACCCATCAAACCATACTTCTTCTACGGCCATCGTAAACCCTCCCAGAACCGCCCCACCGTCCGTGGTGGGCTCTTCACCAACCGCCAGTCTCTCCCGGCGAAGCCAACCAAACCCGACAACACAAAATTCGAGCCCTTTGATCTCCAGAAATGGGACCCGCAACCGCACCCCCTCTCGCAATCCCAATCCCCGTCAAAACCACTACCACCAACACTTCACTCTCAAGAACGTCTCTCTCCAATTGCGCGCTTTATCGTCGACGCCTTCCGCAAGAATCGCCATCAGTGGGGCCCGCCAGTTGTATCCGAGCTCCGCAAACTCCGTCGCGTAACCCCGAAACTGGTCGCCGAGGTGTTAAAAGCGGAAAATAGCCCCACCATAGCCTCCAAGTTCTTTCATTGGGCAGGCAAGCAGAAGGGTTACAAACATGACTTTGCAGCTTATAATGCTTTTGCTTACTGCTTGAATCGAAATTCCTTGTTTCGCGCCGCCGATCAGGTCCCTGAACTGATGGATTCACAGGGGAAGCCACCGACAGAGAAGCAGTTTGAGATTTTGATCAGAATGCATTCTGATTCGAATAGAGGGCACAGAGTGTATTACATTTAtcagaagatgaagaaatttGATGTCAAGCCTCGTCTTTTTTTGTATAATAGGGTAATCGATGCTTTAGTCAAAACGGGTCATTTAGATTTAGCTTTATCAGTGTATGAAGATTTAAGGACTGATGGACTGGTTGAGGAGAgtgttacatacatgattttgaTTAAGGGGCTGTGTAAGGCAGGGCGTATTGAGGAAATGTCGCAGATTTTGGAGAGAATGAGGGGGAATTTGTGTAAACCTGATGTTTTTGCATACACAGCTATGATCAGGGTGTTGGTTTCTGAAGGGAATTTGGATGCTTGTTTACGTGTTTGGGAAGAAATGAAGAGGGATTATATCGAGCCTGATGTGATGGCATATGCAACTTTGGTGACTGGATTGTGTAAAAATAGGATGGTCGAAAAGGGGTATGAGTTTTTTAAGGAGATGAAGGAGAAAGGGTTTTTGATTGATAGGGCAATCTATGGGGTTTTGGTTGATGCATTTGTAGCAGATGGGAAGGTTGGGCCGGCTTGTGACTTGTTGAAAGATATGGTGGATTCTGGGTATAGGGCTGATTTGGGTATATATAACTCAATTATTGAAGGTTTATGTAATGTTAAGCAGGTTGATAAGGCTCAAAAGCTTTTTCAAGTTACAGTTCAAGAGGATCTTGAGCCCGATTTTGTTACAGTGAATCCCATCTTGGTGTCTTATGCAGTGATGGGAAGAATGAACGATTTTTTGAAGTTGCTTGTGCAAATGGAGAAGGTGGGATTTTCTGTTCTTGATGATCTTTCCAAGTTCTTCTCTATTTTggttaagaaaaaaaacagagttACAATGGCTTTAGAagtatttgaaaatttgaaagggAACGGTTATAGTAGCACTCCAATCTACAATACTCTCATGGAAGCTCTCCACGAGACTGGGGAGATTAAAAAGGCTTTATCGCTATTTCATGAAATGAAGGATTTGAATCTTGAACTTGACTCGTCCACTTACAGTATTGCGATCACTTGTTTAGTCGATGAAGAGGATATTCAAGAGGCTTGTGTGTGTCATAACAAAATTATTGAGATGTCCTGCATTCCCTCCATTTCTGCCTATTGTTTTCTTGCCAAAGGCCTCTGCCAAATTGGAGAGATTGATGAGGCTATAATGCTAGTTCGTGACTGTCTAGCCAATGTTGCTAGTGGGCCCATGGAATTCAAGTACACTCTTACGCTTCTCCATGTATGTAGATCAGGTGATGCTGAGAAGGTGATTGAAGTGCTAAATGAAATGATGCAGGAGGGTTGTCCCCCTAATGAAATTATATACTCTGCTGTTATATCTGGCATGTGTAAGCATGGGACATTGGAGGAGGCAAGGAAGGTTTTTGCAAATTTGAGAGAGCGCAAACTGTTGACAGAAGCCAATTCAATTGTTTATGACGAAATATTGATTGAACACATGAAGAAGAAGACTGCAGATTTGGTGCTTTCAGGATTGAAGTTCTTTCATCTGGAATCCAAGTTGAAAGCAAAGGGTTCTACACTGCTGTCAGGTTCATAA
- the LOC119989345 gene encoding glycosyltransferase-like KOBITO 1, with translation MPNYHHHLHTPLRYTSLSSSFSSQSFTSKILLLLTVLPLSLAALAFVLQWRGGGVTDPSNVNDRWAPQGSLHEFFPGTETTSPLSSKSTSSDCSSLVRSGSASFPHHDWKLDFGTNLRPKICFTTSTSAGLDQILPWMFYHKVLGVTTFFLFVEGQAATPNVSKVLESIPGVKVIYRTRELEEQQAKSRIWNETWLSSFFYKPCNYELFVKQSLNMEMAIIMARDAGMDWILHVDTDELIHPAGAREYSLRQLLLDVPENVDMVVFPNYESSVERDDIKDPFGEVSMFKRNYDHLPKDTYFGMYKEATRGNPNYFLTYGNGKSAARIQDHLRPNGAHRWHNYMKSPNEVRLEEAAVLHYTYAKFSDLTSRRNRCGCKPTKEDVKRCFMLEFDRSAFIIASTATEKEMLNWYQEHVVWADKDLNIRLLRKGVLTRIYSPMVIIQGLRESGVFSSVIASAPKTLSKDNFLASVNGSNSSRAVASKSLPSRKMGRNNQATTRKVLDIEVVASPEVAVPPLSPPGIVEDQLSLQL, from the exons ATGCCTaactaccaccaccacctccacacTCCTCTCCGTTACACTTCGCTATCGTCTTCCTTTTCATCTCAATCGTTCACTTCCAAGATCCTCCTCCTTCTAACGGTTCTCCCTCTTTCCCTTGCCGCCTTGGCCTTTGTACTACAATGGCGGGGCGGTGGCGTCACAGATCCTTCAAACGTCAACGATCGATGGGCTCCTCAGGGGTCCCTCCACGAGTTTTTCCCTGGAACGGAAACCACTTCCCCTCTCTCCTCGAAATCGACCTCATCGGATTGTTCTAGTCTAGTCCGTAGCGGTTCGGCTTCATTCCCGCATCACGATTGGAAGCTCGATTTCGGGACCAATTTGAGGCCCAAG ATATGTTTCACAACAAGTACATCAGCTGGCCTGGACCAAATATTACCTTGGATGTTTTATCACAAGGTTCTTGGAGTGACGACCTTTTTCCTCTTTGTGGAAGGACAAGCTGCAACTCCTAATGTCTCTAAAGTTCTGGAATCTATTCCT GGAGTTAAGGTGATATATAGAACAAGAGAGCTGGAAGAGCAACAAGCTAAAAG TCGTATCTGGAATGAGACATGGCTATCAAGTTTCTTTTACAAACCATGCAATTATGAGCTATTTGTGAAGCAATCTCTCAACATGGAGATGGCTATCATCATGGCAAGG GATGCAGGCATGGATTGGATACTTCATGTTGATACAGATGAGTTAATACACCCTGCTGGTGCTCGTGAGTATTCTTTGAGGCAATTGCTGCTTGATGTGCCAGAGAATGTGGATATGGTTGTATTTCCAAACTAT GAAAGCAGTGTCGAACGAGATGATATCAAGGATCCCTTTGGAGAG GTATCAATGTTCAAGAGAAACTACGACCATCTACCAAAAGATACATATTTTGGCATGTACAAAGAAGCTACCCGTGGCAATCCTAACTATTTCTTGACTTACGGAAATGGGAAATCAGCCGCTAGAATTCAAGATCATCTTCGCCCTAATGGTGCACACAGATGGCACAATTATATGAAATCGCCAAA TGAGGTTAGATTGGAAGAGGCTGCTGTTCTACACTACACGTATGCCAAATTTTCAGACTTGACATCCAGACGTAATCGATGCGGTTGCAAGCCTACAAAGGAGGATGTTAAAAGGTGTTTTATGTTGGAATTTGACAGATCT GCTTTCATAATTGCTTCAACTGCAACCGAGAAGGAAATGCTAAACTG GTATCAAGAGCACGTAGTGTGGGCTGACAAGGATTTAAACATTAGACTGCTTAGGAAAGGCGTTTTAACTCGCATATATTCTCCTATG GTCATAATACAAGGTTTAAGGGAGTCTGGCGTTTTCAGCTCTGTAATTGCTTCTGCCCCGAAAACCCTTTCAAAAGACAATTTCTTAGCATCTGTAAACGGTAGCAACTCATCAAGAGCCGTTGCTTCGAAGTCCCTACCTTCAAGAAAGATGGGCAGAAATAATCAGGCAACTACCAGAAAGGTCTTGGATATCGAAGTCGTTGCATCTCCTGAAGTAGCCGTGCCACCATTATCTCCGCCAGGCATTGTTGAAGATCAGCTCAGCCTCCAATTGTGA